In a single window of the Olivibacter sp. SDN3 genome:
- a CDS encoding glycoside hydrolase family 2 TIM barrel-domain containing protein, with the protein MFKSTFRLLPLLFIIGFFNLTWAQQSVRINTQWDFLRSDLGGIWEAVRPVGKGDPESVPIWQTVDLPHCFNAEDAVDPGMNYYQGPGWYRKRLPIDNPYENGRILLHFEGVGQKTEVFVYTTKVGEHTGGYDEWSVDITEAVEAFKENPICTKQFNGEIPIAIKVDNSRDLEMIPSDLSDFNLYGGIYRHLNLRYVPQLFVDGVFAEAKVDDKGKEGKVYVKTRLVNYADHQNVAVDVTLLDPAGKEVAQLTKGFTDLNGDLAIGELLINKPTLWHPDVPERYTLVVTAKAGSDIYVHREKIGFRHVAFKEKGPFYLNGKRLLLRGTHRHEDHAGVGAAMTDSMIRQEMLMMKEMGVNFIRLGHYQQSREVLNACDSLGILVWEEIPWCRGGLGGSAYQEQAKRMLTNMIEQHYNHPSIIIWGLGNENDWPGDFSVFDKEKIRVFMAELNDLSHRLDPTRKTAIRRCDFCKDIVDVYSPSIWAGWYRGQYTDYKESSEEEMRQVNHFLHVEWGGDSHAGRHAENPDKVLAEVAGGSGTDERAGDASLYGGAARVSKDGDWSESYICNLIDWHLKEQKTMPWLTGTAYWPFKDFSTPVRPDNPVPYVNQKGVVERNFEKKEAYYVFQSYWTEKPMVHIYGHSWPTRWGSADEEKMVKVYSNASEVELFVNGKSLGSKKRNTQDFPAAGLRWMIQFKDGENHIKAVAKKGEETVDDEFTQYYQTAKWERPERMLLEQVDQEGDMASIQVTLLDAEGAICLDAQNWVVFETIGDGKLIDNQGTSNGSRKVQLYNGRAMIKVRLNGTECVASVQSDDLPTAMITLNEK; encoded by the coding sequence ATGTTCAAAAGCACATTTCGTTTATTGCCTTTACTATTTATTATCGGATTTTTTAACTTAACGTGGGCACAGCAATCGGTAAGAATAAATACACAGTGGGACTTTCTAAGAAGCGACCTGGGAGGTATATGGGAAGCGGTTAGACCCGTAGGAAAAGGAGACCCCGAGTCTGTTCCTATATGGCAAACCGTTGATCTTCCGCATTGTTTTAACGCGGAAGATGCTGTAGACCCTGGTATGAATTATTACCAGGGGCCAGGCTGGTACCGTAAACGCTTGCCAATCGATAATCCCTATGAGAATGGACGTATATTGCTCCATTTCGAAGGAGTTGGACAAAAAACCGAGGTATTTGTATATACCACTAAGGTTGGTGAACATACCGGTGGTTATGATGAGTGGAGCGTAGATATTACGGAGGCCGTTGAGGCATTTAAGGAAAATCCCATATGTACTAAGCAATTTAACGGCGAAATTCCGATTGCCATCAAGGTGGATAATTCGAGAGATTTGGAAATGATACCCTCAGATTTATCTGATTTCAATCTTTATGGGGGTATTTACAGACACTTGAATTTAAGGTATGTTCCCCAGCTGTTTGTTGACGGGGTTTTTGCGGAAGCGAAGGTAGATGATAAAGGGAAAGAAGGGAAAGTTTATGTGAAAACACGCCTGGTGAATTATGCTGATCATCAAAATGTTGCAGTTGATGTGACGTTGTTAGATCCAGCAGGGAAAGAGGTGGCACAATTGACAAAAGGGTTTACAGATTTGAACGGCGATCTAGCTATCGGCGAATTGCTTATCAACAAGCCTACCCTATGGCATCCTGACGTTCCGGAACGATATACACTCGTGGTGACAGCGAAAGCAGGTAGTGATATTTATGTGCATCGGGAAAAAATAGGTTTCCGTCATGTGGCGTTTAAAGAAAAAGGCCCATTCTATTTAAATGGAAAACGTTTACTGTTACGTGGTACACATCGGCATGAAGACCACGCTGGTGTGGGGGCAGCGATGACGGATTCCATGATCAGGCAGGAAATGCTTATGATGAAAGAGATGGGCGTTAACTTTATTCGTTTAGGACATTATCAACAATCGAGAGAGGTGTTGAATGCATGTGATAGCCTCGGGATATTGGTTTGGGAAGAAATTCCCTGGTGCCGGGGCGGCCTTGGCGGAAGCGCTTATCAAGAGCAGGCGAAGCGTATGCTTACCAACATGATTGAACAACATTATAACCACCCCTCGATTATTATTTGGGGCTTGGGAAATGAGAACGATTGGCCAGGTGATTTTTCGGTTTTTGACAAAGAGAAAATTAGGGTATTCATGGCAGAACTGAACGATCTGTCACATCGTCTGGATCCGACCAGAAAAACGGCTATCAGAAGATGTGACTTTTGTAAGGATATTGTCGATGTTTATTCTCCTTCTATTTGGGCAGGGTGGTATCGAGGACAGTACACCGATTACAAGGAGTCTTCTGAAGAAGAAATGCGGCAAGTAAATCATTTCCTACATGTAGAGTGGGGAGGAGATAGCCATGCCGGAAGGCATGCTGAAAATCCTGATAAGGTGCTTGCAGAGGTTGCCGGAGGCAGTGGCACAGATGAACGGGCTGGCGATGCTTCCCTATACGGTGGGGCAGCGAGGGTTTCGAAAGATGGCGATTGGAGTGAAAGTTATATCTGTAACTTAATTGATTGGCATTTAAAGGAACAGAAAACAATGCCTTGGCTTACCGGTACAGCTTATTGGCCCTTTAAAGATTTCTCCACCCCGGTTAGGCCGGATAACCCCGTACCATATGTTAATCAAAAAGGCGTGGTTGAACGTAACTTTGAAAAAAAGGAAGCTTACTACGTGTTCCAATCGTATTGGACAGAAAAGCCTATGGTGCATATCTATGGGCATTCTTGGCCAACCAGATGGGGTAGCGCAGATGAAGAGAAAATGGTTAAAGTGTATTCCAACGCATCGGAAGTGGAACTCTTTGTGAACGGTAAAAGCCTTGGAAGTAAAAAAAGAAACACGCAAGATTTTCCTGCCGCAGGCCTGCGTTGGATGATACAGTTTAAGGATGGAGAGAATCATATCAAGGCGGTGGCAAAAAAAGGAGAGGAGACGGTGGACGATGAATTTACGCAGTATTATCAAACAGCAAAGTGGGAAAGGCCTGAGCGCATGTTATTGGAACAAGTTGATCAGGAGGGCGATATGGCTAGCATTCAAGTGACCTTATTGGATGCTGAGGGCGCAATCTGCCTTGATGCTCAAAATTGGGTGGTTTTCGAAACTATAGGTGATGGTAAATTGATTGATAATCAGGGGACTTCCAATGGCTCGCGGAAAGTGCAGCTCTATAATGGAAGGGCCATGATAAAGGTGCGTCTCAATGGAACGGAGTGCGTCGCAAGTGTTCAATCGGATGATTTACCTACCGCAATGATAACCTTAAATGAGAAATAA
- a CDS encoding L-lactate permease: protein MAYLLSLLPIFSLLVLSLTKGVKTAVMFTCVLTVLLFFYWGAGFARFFAGLSVSALTTLNILMIVLGATFLYNIMSHTGMIDKISHSLDDLSNSRAIRFFIVAFGLTSFFEGVAGFGTPGAIVPLILIAMGYEPMRSIAAVLLFDCLFSLFGAVGTPIISGLQHPLQLSYITIQHVSFCASVLISLAGLVLIFLIFHKDRKKMFIEANIGYARLYLLYTFFVIPFCVSAWFAPELASVIGALSMLFFSFLYLRKANTKINFTPWVPYALLALLLLLPKVVPRLRNWLVIDIHFNNILDTGINGSLQPLLSPLFPFILVGLCVIFYKKSTSLHLRPLFIKIWNVSLVLYPSIVIAQLMIISGVQQPSMVQNLATMMSQLGDVYPIFAPFIGMVGTFITGSTTLSNIVFAPSQLEAAHKLLIDEQTVLSLQLSGASAGNGICLFNIIAAASIAGIQNYRAILTDNIIPTLWMGAVIGLIGFGLIYVA from the coding sequence ATGGCTTATTTACTTTCCTTGTTACCTATTTTTTCCTTGCTGGTACTGTCCTTAACAAAGGGGGTAAAGACTGCGGTAATGTTCACCTGTGTACTCACCGTATTGTTGTTTTTTTACTGGGGTGCCGGTTTCGCTCGTTTTTTTGCAGGACTGAGTGTTAGTGCGTTAACAACTTTAAATATATTAATGATTGTTTTAGGTGCAACATTCTTGTACAACATCATGTCTCACACCGGCATGATTGATAAGATAAGTCACTCACTAGACGATTTGAGTAATTCGCGCGCTATCCGCTTTTTTATTGTTGCTTTTGGCCTCACCTCTTTTTTTGAAGGTGTGGCAGGTTTTGGAACTCCAGGAGCCATCGTACCACTCATTCTTATCGCCATGGGATACGAACCTATGCGTTCAATCGCAGCGGTGTTGTTATTTGACTGCCTTTTCTCCTTATTTGGTGCTGTGGGTACTCCCATTATCAGTGGCCTTCAACACCCGCTTCAACTTAGCTACATCACTATTCAGCATGTTAGTTTCTGTGCCTCCGTACTCATTTCACTAGCAGGCCTGGTGCTCATTTTTCTCATTTTTCATAAAGATAGAAAAAAAATGTTTATCGAAGCCAACATAGGTTATGCTAGGCTATATCTATTGTACACGTTTTTTGTTATCCCATTTTGTGTGTCTGCTTGGTTTGCTCCAGAATTAGCGTCTGTTATCGGCGCCTTATCTATGTTGTTCTTCTCCTTTTTATATCTCCGAAAAGCCAATACCAAAATTAATTTCACGCCTTGGGTGCCATATGCTTTGCTTGCTTTACTCCTATTACTTCCAAAAGTGGTACCGCGCTTACGCAATTGGTTAGTAATAGATATACATTTCAACAACATTTTAGACACTGGAATCAACGGTAGTCTTCAGCCGCTTTTATCGCCATTGTTTCCTTTTATCCTCGTTGGCTTGTGCGTGATATTTTATAAAAAAAGCACCTCATTACATCTAAGACCATTATTCATAAAAATTTGGAATGTTTCCCTTGTACTATATCCATCCATCGTTATTGCCCAGCTCATGATCATATCCGGTGTACAACAACCCTCAATGGTACAAAATTTAGCCACTATGATGAGCCAATTGGGCGATGTCTATCCAATATTTGCTCCATTCATTGGCATGGTAGGCACATTCATCACAGGCAGTACCACCTTATCTAATATAGTGTTCGCGCCATCACAACTTGAAGCTGCACATAAACTGCTTATCGATGAACAGACCGTCCTTTCACTCCAGCTGAGCGGGGCAAGTGCCGGAAATGGGATTTGTTTGTTCAACATCATTGCCGCGGCCTCAATAGCAGGCATTCAGAACTACAGAGCTATCCTTACAGACAATATAATCCCCACCTTATGGATGGGGGCAGTGATTGGTTTGATAGGTTTCGGCTTAATATACGTTGCTTAA
- a CDS encoding protein-L-isoaspartate(D-aspartate) O-methyltransferase: MKQFLSILLAMWVSPTTESQDFKRLRENMVRSQIESRGITHNLTLNTMRKVERHLFVPAAHRKRAYEDTPLPIGYGQTISQPFIVAEMTQLLAPKKGYRVLEIGAGSGYQAAVLGEIVQEVYTIEIVKNLGEQTKKLMRELGYNNVHVIIGDGYQGYKKKAPYDAIIVTAAAEEIPDPLIEQLKEGGKMIIPIGAAADVQNLMLLEKKEGKLLKTALTPVRFVPFTRGND; this comes from the coding sequence ATGAAACAGTTTCTATCAATATTACTGGCCATGTGGGTTTCTCCTACTACAGAATCGCAAGACTTTAAGCGCCTACGCGAAAACATGGTTCGTTCTCAAATAGAGTCTCGCGGAATTACGCATAATCTAACCCTCAATACCATGCGTAAAGTAGAACGACACTTATTCGTACCTGCTGCACACCGAAAGCGAGCTTATGAAGATACTCCTCTGCCCATTGGGTATGGGCAGACAATTTCCCAACCATTTATTGTTGCTGAAATGACTCAGCTGCTTGCTCCCAAAAAAGGATATCGGGTGTTGGAAATTGGAGCTGGGTCTGGTTATCAGGCGGCGGTGCTGGGAGAGATAGTTCAGGAGGTTTACACTATTGAAATTGTGAAAAACCTCGGTGAACAAACTAAAAAACTGATGCGTGAGCTAGGCTACAATAATGTACATGTTATTATAGGAGACGGCTATCAAGGTTATAAAAAAAAAGCCCCCTACGACGCTATTATCGTAACGGCTGCGGCAGAAGAGATACCTGATCCATTAATAGAACAGCTGAAAGAAGGAGGAAAGATGATTATACCCATAGGGGCCGCTGCAGATGTGCAAAATCTGATGCTGCTGGAAAAGAAAGAGGGCAAGCTGCTGAAAACGGCTCTCACCCCGGTACGTTTTGTCCCTTTTACGCGCGGAAACGATTGA
- a CDS encoding pentapeptide repeat-containing protein: MNKYTEQILHESKTFEHINYAEQRLENREFINCTFIRCNFNKSNLGNNDFVDCHFKYCDFSLTILHHTGFSDVVFTECKILGVDFTIVNKFMFSFAFNNCYLDYSLFTASKLKNTNFINCSLKEVDFSEADLSGSTFNNCSLLGAKFFHTILEKADFRTAQHFAIDVETNRMKKAKFSNLSLSGLLYKYQLDISDD, translated from the coding sequence ATGAATAAATATACAGAGCAAATATTACACGAAAGCAAAACATTCGAGCATATAAATTATGCTGAACAACGACTAGAAAATCGAGAGTTTATTAATTGTACGTTTATCCGTTGTAACTTTAATAAGAGCAATCTTGGTAACAACGATTTTGTTGACTGTCATTTCAAGTATTGCGATTTCTCACTCACTATACTTCATCACACTGGTTTCAGCGATGTTGTTTTCACCGAGTGCAAAATACTTGGAGTAGATTTTACGATAGTCAACAAATTTATGTTTTCTTTTGCATTTAACAATTGTTACCTGGATTACAGCTTATTTACCGCTTCCAAACTCAAAAACACCAATTTTATAAATTGCTCATTGAAGGAAGTAGATTTTTCGGAGGCAGATTTATCAGGTTCAACCTTCAATAATTGTAGTCTCTTAGGCGCAAAATTCTTCCATACCATTCTTGAAAAGGCAGATTTCAGAACCGCACAGCATTTTGCCATTGATGTTGAAACCAATCGAATGAAGAAAGCCAAGTTTTCCAATTTAAGCCTTTCAGGACTGCTATACAAATATCAGTTGGATATATCCGACGATTAA
- a CDS encoding alginate lyase family protein: protein MTFIGIRYLFYFAFCAVATILSCTFDRYDAPFERPAAQLLHEQILKQAQWALQQAPITVTATQSPRSGGGKHDFFSEGDYWWPDPAYLDGPYMQRDGMTNPENFVAHRQAMIRFSQIIGALASAYKITKDEKYVIHALKHLDAWFINQETLMNPHLQYAQAIKGRFTGRGIGIIDTIHLMEVAQGVLVMKEAQIFPSTQLEPIKEWFSAYLQWLTQHPYGKDEMNAENNHGTCWVMQVSAFARLVGNEELLDFCRNRYKTLLLPDQMDKDGSFLRELARTKPYGYSLFNLDAMVMICQILSTPEDNLWKYTLEDGRSIRKGVEFMFPYIENKETWPLDKDVMYWENWPMAQPALLFAANAFDEITWFDVWRDLEHNPDVEEVIRNLPVRNPIIWF from the coding sequence ATGACCTTTATTGGGATTAGGTACCTTTTTTATTTTGCTTTTTGCGCTGTCGCAACCATATTGTCGTGCACATTCGACAGGTATGATGCCCCGTTTGAAAGGCCTGCAGCACAATTGCTGCATGAACAAATACTTAAGCAAGCACAATGGGCCTTACAGCAAGCGCCTATTACCGTAACGGCCACGCAGTCGCCAAGAAGTGGCGGTGGAAAACATGATTTCTTTTCTGAAGGCGATTATTGGTGGCCAGATCCTGCTTATCTGGATGGGCCATATATGCAGCGAGATGGCATGACCAATCCGGAAAACTTTGTTGCACATCGTCAGGCGATGATTCGATTTAGCCAGATTATAGGGGCCTTGGCTTCGGCCTACAAAATTACTAAAGATGAAAAATATGTAATACATGCGCTTAAACACCTAGATGCTTGGTTTATAAATCAGGAAACGCTTATGAATCCGCATTTACAGTATGCTCAGGCGATTAAGGGACGATTTACCGGAAGGGGGATAGGTATTATCGATACCATTCACCTGATGGAGGTGGCGCAGGGTGTCCTTGTAATGAAAGAGGCTCAGATTTTTCCATCTACGCAATTAGAACCCATTAAAGAATGGTTTTCTGCTTACTTGCAATGGCTAACTCAGCATCCTTATGGCAAAGATGAGATGAATGCCGAGAACAATCATGGTACTTGTTGGGTCATGCAGGTTTCGGCATTTGCTAGATTGGTAGGTAATGAAGAGTTGCTCGACTTTTGTCGTAACCGCTATAAAACCTTATTGCTGCCGGATCAAATGGATAAAGACGGCAGCTTTCTAAGAGAGCTGGCTCGCACCAAACCTTATGGCTACTCCTTGTTTAATTTGGATGCCATGGTCATGATATGTCAAATATTAAGTACACCCGAAGATAACCTGTGGAAATATACATTGGAAGATGGCAGGTCGATCAGGAAGGGAGTGGAATTTATGTTTCCATATATCGAGAATAAAGAAACGTGGCCATTAGACAAAGATGTCATGTACTGGGAGAACTGGCCCATGGCACAACCTGCTTTGTTGTTTGCAGCCAATGCTTTTGATGAGATAACATGGTTTGATGTGTGGCGCGATCTTGAGCATAACCCGGATGTGGAGGAAGTGATTAGGAACTTGCCGGTGCGGAACCCCATCATCTGGTTCTGA
- a CDS encoding 2-hydroxyacid dehydrogenase, which translates to MKVVFYSSKAYDIDFFKKSPFGEQHQLNFLEVQLNTQTAVLAQGHDTVCVFVNDIVNAEVIQILADQGVKLIALRCAGFNNVDLDMAQSLGLKVVRVPAYSPYSVAEHTLALILTLNRKTHRAFNRVREGNFSLHGLMGFDLNGKTVGLIGLGKIGLVTAKILTGFGCRVLGYDINTSEEVEQLGIEFSTLDDIYSEADIISLHCPLTPQTYHLINKDVINKLKKGAMLINTSRGALVDTKAVIEALKSGQIGHLGLDVYEEEEHLFFEDLSETVIQDDVFMRLLSFNNVLITGHQAFLTSNALSNIADTSLQNISAFEEGNELVNEVKI; encoded by the coding sequence ATGAAAGTCGTTTTTTACAGTTCGAAAGCTTATGATATTGATTTTTTCAAAAAAAGTCCTTTCGGTGAGCAGCATCAGTTGAATTTCCTAGAAGTTCAACTTAACACCCAAACAGCAGTTTTGGCACAAGGTCATGACACTGTCTGTGTATTTGTGAACGACATTGTCAATGCAGAAGTCATTCAAATATTAGCCGATCAGGGAGTCAAACTTATAGCGCTACGCTGCGCAGGTTTTAACAATGTAGACCTCGATATGGCTCAGTCATTAGGCCTCAAGGTAGTACGGGTACCTGCCTATTCACCCTATTCGGTAGCAGAGCATACACTTGCTCTTATCCTCACGCTTAACCGTAAAACCCACCGCGCTTTCAATCGTGTACGAGAGGGCAATTTTTCCTTGCACGGACTGATGGGCTTTGACTTAAATGGAAAAACAGTAGGACTTATCGGTCTAGGCAAAATAGGTTTGGTCACGGCGAAGATTTTGACCGGCTTTGGATGTCGTGTATTAGGATATGATATCAATACCAGCGAGGAAGTAGAGCAACTAGGCATAGAATTTTCCACACTAGATGACATATATTCCGAAGCAGATATCATCTCCCTGCATTGCCCACTCACTCCGCAAACTTACCATTTAATCAATAAGGATGTAATCAACAAACTAAAAAAGGGAGCTATGCTTATCAATACCAGCAGGGGAGCATTAGTTGATACAAAAGCTGTAATTGAGGCACTGAAGTCTGGGCAGATAGGTCACCTTGGTTTAGACGTTTATGAGGAAGAAGAGCACCTATTCTTCGAAGATCTTTCGGAAACGGTTATTCAGGATGATGTATTTATGCGTTTACTTTCTTTCAATAACGTACTGATAACTGGGCATCAGGCGTTTCTTACGAGTAATGCCTTAAGCAACATTGCAGACACCTCCTTGCAGAACATCAGTGCTTTTGAAGAAGGCAATGAATTGGTAAATGAGGTGAAAATCTAA
- a CDS encoding glycoside hydrolase family 76 protein produces the protein MRNSTFISLITVLFSSFIMLSCSKDIAEEKTFNEKFAFKAGKAGDIPMFLTRADTLMSSITTLYLDGMPRDIWSSNYPRTDGYWDGAAVIWGHGAAFSGYAALREAAEGFPAYKSRYESDYDDRLLTAIDQFRNTRDGGAEAYAVYPGDGDERYFDDNIWIGIDMLDLYELTNDSKYLDRAELVWNFILTGTDDIMGGGVYWKEGSMSKHTCSTAPAAVLAAKLYLATNEEHYLTSAEDLYAWCKEMLQDPNDYLYWDNVRLSDEDDPDSEIIVSEEKYTYNSGQPIQAASLLYTITQDPQYLTDAQNIAEAAYNKWFISFQSDILGETFQVLEPGHVWFQAIMFRGYIELYKIDHNRTYITAYEKTLTHAWLSDCRNEETHLLNGDFRGGTNQDSWEILHEGACVEMLARLAALERDGM, from the coding sequence ATGAGAAATTCAACATTTATTTCACTGATCACCGTCCTATTTTCGTCCTTTATTATGTTATCCTGTAGCAAAGACATCGCAGAAGAGAAGACCTTCAACGAAAAGTTTGCATTTAAGGCTGGCAAAGCAGGCGATATTCCGATGTTTTTAACCCGAGCAGACACTTTAATGAGTTCTATCACCACGTTGTACTTAGACGGTATGCCTCGAGACATCTGGAGTTCTAATTATCCGCGCACCGACGGGTATTGGGATGGAGCGGCAGTTATCTGGGGGCATGGGGCAGCTTTTTCCGGATATGCAGCGCTAAGGGAAGCCGCGGAAGGATTTCCAGCATACAAGTCCCGCTATGAATCAGACTATGACGATCGGTTATTAACCGCCATTGACCAATTTCGAAACACCCGAGACGGCGGTGCAGAGGCCTACGCCGTTTATCCGGGAGATGGTGACGAACGCTATTTTGACGATAATATCTGGATAGGGATAGACATGTTAGATTTGTATGAGTTGACAAATGACAGCAAGTACCTAGACCGTGCCGAACTCGTTTGGAATTTCATATTAACAGGTACCGATGATATTATGGGTGGTGGCGTTTATTGGAAAGAAGGCAGTATGTCCAAGCACACTTGTTCAACTGCGCCAGCAGCAGTATTGGCTGCAAAATTATACCTAGCAACTAATGAGGAGCATTATTTAACAAGTGCAGAAGACCTGTATGCATGGTGTAAAGAGATGCTGCAAGATCCCAATGATTACCTTTATTGGGATAACGTTCGTCTGTCGGATGAAGATGATCCGGATTCTGAGATCATCGTATCCGAGGAAAAATACACTTACAATTCGGGCCAACCCATACAAGCGGCGTCTCTTTTATATACCATTACACAAGACCCACAATACCTAACTGATGCTCAAAACATCGCAGAAGCAGCTTATAATAAATGGTTTATCTCTTTTCAGTCAGATATTTTAGGCGAGACCTTTCAGGTTTTAGAGCCCGGGCATGTATGGTTTCAGGCTATTATGTTCAGAGGTTACATAGAGTTATACAAAATAGATCATAATAGAACCTATATAACCGCCTATGAAAAAACATTGACCCATGCCTGGCTATCCGATTGCCGTAATGAAGAAACTCATCTGTTAAATGGCGACTTTAGAGGTGGCACCAATCAAGACAGCTGGGAAATACTTCATGAAGGAGCTTGTGTGGAAATGCTGGCACGTTTAGCCGCTCTCGAACGCGACGGTATGTAG
- a CDS encoding NYN domain-containing protein: MGITKENPDLNIAVLIDADNVSSTKIEGILDEVKRHGTPSIKRIYGDWTSAYVSGWKAPLLTHAITPIQQYSYTSGKNSTDSALIIDAMDILHTQQIDGFCIVSSDSDFTRLAIRLRESGKVVLGIGQKKTPKPFIAACDKFIYIEILGDGRNETAAASTEIPEKDKDSDHIEKGTLRPTDTETISNNFIKLLRNTIDDVADESGWASLAELGALLNKRKPDFDPRIYGFSKLTPFFKSLSKHFDIEEKNVENSKIKHVYIKNKESKKPIRIKRKLSNK, encoded by the coding sequence ATGGGAATAACGAAAGAAAATCCAGATCTGAACATTGCTGTGCTTATTGACGCCGATAATGTTTCGAGCACGAAGATAGAAGGTATTTTAGATGAAGTAAAACGGCATGGGACACCGTCTATCAAAAGAATTTACGGTGATTGGACGAGTGCTTACGTATCGGGCTGGAAAGCTCCGTTGCTCACTCATGCCATTACTCCCATCCAGCAATACAGCTATACCAGTGGAAAAAATTCAACGGATTCAGCATTAATTATCGACGCTATGGACATTCTCCACACGCAGCAGATTGATGGATTTTGTATCGTATCCAGCGATAGTGATTTTACCCGGCTAGCTATTCGTTTGAGAGAATCAGGAAAAGTTGTGTTAGGAATAGGACAAAAGAAAACGCCAAAGCCGTTTATTGCTGCTTGCGATAAATTCATCTATATTGAAATTCTTGGTGATGGCCGTAACGAAACAGCGGCGGCAAGCACCGAAATTCCCGAAAAGGATAAAGACAGTGATCATATCGAAAAAGGTACGCTGCGTCCCACGGATACGGAAACCATAAGCAACAACTTTATCAAGCTTCTACGAAATACCATTGATGATGTAGCTGACGAAAGCGGCTGGGCGTCTTTGGCAGAGTTGGGGGCACTATTGAATAAACGCAAGCCTGATTTCGATCCCCGAATTTACGGATTTAGCAAATTAACGCCCTTTTTTAAATCGCTCAGCAAGCATTTCGACATAGAGGAGAAAAACGTTGAAAATTCAAAGATCAAACATGTTTACATTAAAAATAAAGAAAGTAAAAAACCTATAAGAATTAAGCGGAAATTATCAAATAAGTAA